Proteins encoded within one genomic window of Elephas maximus indicus isolate mEleMax1 chromosome 21, mEleMax1 primary haplotype, whole genome shotgun sequence:
- the LOC126064888 gene encoding loricrin-like isoform X14 translates to MTVTRSVGGGSCGVMTVTRSVGGGSCDVITVTRSVSGGSCGGMTVTRSVGGGSCGVMTVTRSVGGGSCDVMMVTRSVSGGSCGVVTVTRSVSGGLCGVMTVTRSVGGGSSGGMMVTRSASGGSCGVMTVTRSAGGGSCGVMTVTRSVGGGSCDVMMVTRSVSGGSCGVMTVTRSVGGGSCDVMTVTRSVSGGSCDVMTVTRSVSGGLHEVMTVTRSVSGGSCDVMTVTRSVGGGSCDVMMVTRSVSGGLREVMTVTRSVSGGSCDVMTVTRSVGGGSCDVMMVTRSVSGGSCGVMTVTRSVGGGSCGGMTVTRSVGGGSCGGMTVTRSVGGGSCDVMMVTRSVSGGLHEVMTVTGSVSGGSCDVMTVTRSVGGGSCDVMTVTRFQWRLL, encoded by the exons ATGACGGTGACCaggtctgtcggtggaggctcgtGTGGTGTTATGACGGTGACCAGGTCTGTTGGTGGAGGCTCGTGTGATGTTATCACGGTGACCAGGTCTGTGAGTGGAGGCTCGTGTGGTGGTATGACGGTGACCaggtctgtcggtggaggctcgtGTGGTGTTATGACGGTGACCaggtctgtcggtggaggctcgtGTGATGTTATGATGGTGACCAGGTCTGTGAGTGGAGGCTCGTGTGGTGTTGTGACGGTGACCAG GTCtgtgagtggaggcttgtgtggtgTTATGACGGTGACCaggtctgtcggtggaggctcatCTGGTGGTATGATGGTGACCaggtctgccagtggaggctcgtGTGGTGTTATGACGGTGACCAGGTCTGCGGGTGGAGGCTCATGTGGTGTTATGACGGTGACCaggtctgtcggtggaggctcgtGTGATGTTATGATGGTGACCAGGTCTGTGAGTGGAGGCTCGTGTGGTGTTATGACGGTGACCag GTCTGTTGGTGGAGGTTCATGTGATGTTATGACGGTGACcaggtctgtcagtggaggctcatgTGATGTTATGACGGTGACcaggtctgtcagtggaggcttgcatgaaGTTATGACGGTGACCAGGTCTGTGAGTGGAGGCTCGTGTGATGTTATGACGGTGACCaggtctgtcggtggaggctcatGTGATGTTATGATGGTGACcaggtctgtcagtggaggcttgcgtgaaGTTATGACGGTGACCAGGTCTGTGAGTGGAGGCTCGTGTGATGTTATGACGGTGACCaggtctgtcggtggaggctcatGTGATGTTATGATGGTGACCAGGTCTGTGAGTGGAGGCTCGTGTGGTGTTATGACGGTGACcag gtctgtcggtggaggctcatGTGGTGGTATGACGGTGACCaggtctgtcggtggaggctcatGTGGTGGTATGACGGTGACCaggtctgtcggtggaggctcatGTGATGTTATGATGGTGACcaggtctgtcagtggaggcttgcatgaaGTTATGACGGTGACCGGGTCTGTGAGTGGAGGCTCGTGTGATGTTATGACGGTGACCaggtctgtcggtggaggctctTGTGATGTGATGACAGtgaccaggtttcagtggaggctCTTGTGA
- the LOC126064888 gene encoding loricrin-like isoform X47, translating into MTVTRSVGGGSCGVMTVTRSVGGGSCDVITVTRSVSGGSCGGMTVTRSVGGGSCGVMTVTRSVGGGSCDVMMVTRSVSGGSCGVVTVTRSVSGGLCGVMTVTRSVGGGSSGGMMVTRSASGGSCGVMTVTRSAGGGSCGVMTVTRSVGGGSCDVMMVTRSVSGGSCGVMTVTRSVGGGSCGGMTVTRSVGGGSCGVMTVTRSVGGGSCGGMTVTRSVGGGSCDVMTVTRSVGGGSCDVMMVTRSVGGGSCDVMMVTRSVSGGLHEVMTVTGSVSGGSCDVMTVTRSVGGGSCDVMTVTRFQWRLL; encoded by the exons ATGACGGTGACCaggtctgtcggtggaggctcgtGTGGTGTTATGACGGTGACCAGGTCTGTTGGTGGAGGCTCGTGTGATGTTATCACGGTGACCAGGTCTGTGAGTGGAGGCTCGTGTGGTGGTATGACGGTGACCaggtctgtcggtggaggctcgtGTGGTGTTATGACGGTGACCaggtctgtcggtggaggctcgtGTGATGTTATGATGGTGACCAGGTCTGTGAGTGGAGGCTCGTGTGGTGTTGTGACGGTGACCAG GTCtgtgagtggaggcttgtgtggtgTTATGACGGTGACCaggtctgtcggtggaggctcatCTGGTGGTATGATGGTGACCaggtctgccagtggaggctcgtGTGGTGTTATGACGGTGACCAGGTCTGCGGGTGGAGGCTCATGTGGTGTTATGACGGTGACCaggtctgtcggtggaggctcgtGTGATGTTATGATGGTGACCAGGTCTGTGAGTGGAGGCTCGTGTGGTGTTATGACGGTGACCaggtctgtcggtggaggctcatGTGGTGGTATGACGGTGACCaggtctgtcggtggaggctcgtGTGGTGTTATGACGGTGACCaggtctgtcggtggaggctcatGTGGTGGTATGACGGTGACCAGGTCTGTTGGTGGAGGTTCATGTGATGTTATGACGGTGACcag gtctgtcggtggaggctcatGTGATGTTATGATGGTGACCAG gtctgtcggtggaggctcatGTGATGTTATGATGGTGACcaggtctgtcagtggaggcttgcatgaaGTTATGACGGTGACCGGGTCTGTGAGTGGAGGCTCGTGTGATGTTATGACGGTGACCaggtctgtcggtggaggctctTGTGATGTGATGACAGtgaccaggtttcagtggaggctCTTGTGA
- the LOC126064888 gene encoding loricrin-like isoform X5 has product MTVTRSVGGGSCGVMTVTRSVGGGSCDVITVTRSVSGGSCGGMTVTRSVGGGSCGVMTVTRSVGGGSCDVMMVTRSVSGGSCGVVTVTRSVSGGLCGVMTVTRSVGGGSSGGMMVTRSASGGSCGVMTVTRSAGGGSCGVMTVTRSVGGGSCDVMMVTRSVSGGSCGVMTVTRSVGGGSCGGMTVTRSVGGGSCGVMTVTRSVGGGSCDVMTVTRSVSGGSCDVMTVTRSVSGGLHEVMTVTRSVSGGSCDVMTVTRSVGGGSCDVMMVTRSVSGGLREVMTVTRSVSGGSCDVMTVTRSVGGGSCDVMMVTRSVSGGSCGVMTVTRSVGGGSCGGMTVTRSVGGGSCGGMTVTRSVGGGSCDVMMVTRSVSGGLHEVMTVTGSVSGGSCDVMTVTRSVGGGSCDVMTVTRFQWRLL; this is encoded by the exons ATGACGGTGACCaggtctgtcggtggaggctcgtGTGGTGTTATGACGGTGACCAGGTCTGTTGGTGGAGGCTCGTGTGATGTTATCACGGTGACCAGGTCTGTGAGTGGAGGCTCGTGTGGTGGTATGACGGTGACCaggtctgtcggtggaggctcgtGTGGTGTTATGACGGTGACCaggtctgtcggtggaggctcgtGTGATGTTATGATGGTGACCAGGTCTGTGAGTGGAGGCTCGTGTGGTGTTGTGACGGTGACCAG GTCtgtgagtggaggcttgtgtggtgTTATGACGGTGACCaggtctgtcggtggaggctcatCTGGTGGTATGATGGTGACCaggtctgccagtggaggctcgtGTGGTGTTATGACGGTGACCAGGTCTGCGGGTGGAGGCTCATGTGGTGTTATGACGGTGACCaggtctgtcggtggaggctcgtGTGATGTTATGATGGTGACCAGGTCTGTGAGTGGAGGCTCGTGTGGTGTTATGACGGTGACCaggtctgtcggtggaggctcatGTGGTGGTATGACGGTGACCaggtctgtcggtggaggctcgtGTGGTGTTATGACGGTGACCag GTCTGTTGGTGGAGGTTCATGTGATGTTATGACGGTGACcaggtctgtcagtggaggctcatgTGATGTTATGACGGTGACcaggtctgtcagtggaggcttgcatgaaGTTATGACGGTGACCAGGTCTGTGAGTGGAGGCTCGTGTGATGTTATGACGGTGACCaggtctgtcggtggaggctcatGTGATGTTATGATGGTGACcaggtctgtcagtggaggcttgcgtgaaGTTATGACGGTGACCAGGTCTGTGAGTGGAGGCTCGTGTGATGTTATGACGGTGACCaggtctgtcggtggaggctcatGTGATGTTATGATGGTGACCAGGTCTGTGAGTGGAGGCTCGTGTGGTGTTATGACGGTGACcag gtctgtcggtggaggctcatGTGGTGGTATGACGGTGACCaggtctgtcggtggaggctcatGTGGTGGTATGACGGTGACCaggtctgtcggtggaggctcatGTGATGTTATGATGGTGACcaggtctgtcagtggaggcttgcatgaaGTTATGACGGTGACCGGGTCTGTGAGTGGAGGCTCGTGTGATGTTATGACGGTGACCaggtctgtcggtggaggctctTGTGATGTGATGACAGtgaccaggtttcagtggaggctCTTGTGA
- the LOC126064888 gene encoding loricrin-like isoform X28 → MTVTRSVGGGSCGVMTVTRSVGGGSCDVITVTRSVSGGSCGGMTVTRSVGGGSCGVMTVTRSVGGGSCDVMMVTRSVSGGSCGVVTVTRSVSGGLCGVMTVTRSVGGGSSGGMMVTRSASGGSCGVMTVTRSAGGGSCGVMTVTRSVGGGSCDVMMVTRSVSGGSCGVMTVTRSVGGGSCGGMTVTRSVGGGSCGVMTVTRSVGGGSCGGMTVTRSVGGGSCDVMTVTRSVGGGSCDVMMVTRSVGGGSCDVMMVTRSVSGGSCGVMTVTRSVGGGSCGGMTVTRSVGGGSCGGMTVTRSVGGGSCDVMMVTRSVSGGLHEVMTVTGSVSGGSCDVMTVTRSVGGGSCDVMTVTRFQWRLL, encoded by the exons ATGACGGTGACCaggtctgtcggtggaggctcgtGTGGTGTTATGACGGTGACCAGGTCTGTTGGTGGAGGCTCGTGTGATGTTATCACGGTGACCAGGTCTGTGAGTGGAGGCTCGTGTGGTGGTATGACGGTGACCaggtctgtcggtggaggctcgtGTGGTGTTATGACGGTGACCaggtctgtcggtggaggctcgtGTGATGTTATGATGGTGACCAGGTCTGTGAGTGGAGGCTCGTGTGGTGTTGTGACGGTGACCAG GTCtgtgagtggaggcttgtgtggtgTTATGACGGTGACCaggtctgtcggtggaggctcatCTGGTGGTATGATGGTGACCaggtctgccagtggaggctcgtGTGGTGTTATGACGGTGACCAGGTCTGCGGGTGGAGGCTCATGTGGTGTTATGACGGTGACCaggtctgtcggtggaggctcgtGTGATGTTATGATGGTGACCAGGTCTGTGAGTGGAGGCTCGTGTGGTGTTATGACGGTGACCaggtctgtcggtggaggctcatGTGGTGGTATGACGGTGACCaggtctgtcggtggaggctcgtGTGGTGTTATGACGGTGACCaggtctgtcggtggaggctcatGTGGTGGTATGACGGTGACCAGGTCTGTTGGTGGAGGTTCATGTGATGTTATGACGGTGACcag gtctgtcggtggaggctcatGTGATGTTATGATGGTGACcag gtctgtcggtggaggctcatGTGATGTTATGATGGTGACCAGGTCTGTGAGTGGAGGCTCGTGTGGTGTTATGACGGTGACcag gtctgtcggtggaggctcatGTGGTGGTATGACGGTGACCaggtctgtcggtggaggctcatGTGGTGGTATGACGGTGACCaggtctgtcggtggaggctcatGTGATGTTATGATGGTGACcaggtctgtcagtggaggcttgcatgaaGTTATGACGGTGACCGGGTCTGTGAGTGGAGGCTCGTGTGATGTTATGACGGTGACCaggtctgtcggtggaggctctTGTGATGTGATGACAGtgaccaggtttcagtggaggctCTTGTGA
- the LOC126064888 gene encoding keratin, type I cytoskeletal 9-like isoform X29, which translates to MTVTRSVGGGSCGVMTVTRSVGGGSCDVITVTRSVSGGSCGGMTVTRSVGGGSCGVMTVTRSVGGGSCDVMMVTRSVSGGSCGVVTVTRSVSGGLCGVMTVTRSVGGGSSGGMMVTRSASGGSCGVMTVTRSVGGGSCDVMTVTRSVSGGSCDVMTVTRSVSGGLHEVMTVTRSVSGGSCDVMTVTRSVGGGSCDVMMVTRSVSGGLREVMTVTRSVSGGSCDVMTVTRSVGGGSCDVMMVTRSVSGGSCGVMTVTRSVGGGSCGGMTVTRSVGGGSCGGMTVTRSVGGGSCDVMMVTRSVSGGLHEVMTVTGSVSGGSCDVMTVTRSVGGGSCDVMTVTRFQWRLL; encoded by the exons ATGACGGTGACCaggtctgtcggtggaggctcgtGTGGTGTTATGACGGTGACCAGGTCTGTTGGTGGAGGCTCGTGTGATGTTATCACGGTGACCAGGTCTGTGAGTGGAGGCTCGTGTGGTGGTATGACGGTGACCaggtctgtcggtggaggctcgtGTGGTGTTATGACGGTGACCaggtctgtcggtggaggctcgtGTGATGTTATGATGGTGACCAGGTCTGTGAGTGGAGGCTCGTGTGGTGTTGTGACGGTGACCAG GTCtgtgagtggaggcttgtgtggtgTTATGACGGTGACCaggtctgtcggtggaggctcatCTGGTGGTATGATGGTGACCaggtctgccagtggaggctcgtGTGGTGTTATGACGGTGACCAG GTCTGTTGGTGGAGGTTCATGTGATGTTATGACGGTGACcaggtctgtcagtggaggctcatgTGATGTTATGACGGTGACcaggtctgtcagtggaggcttgcatgaaGTTATGACGGTGACCAGGTCTGTGAGTGGAGGCTCGTGTGATGTTATGACGGTGACCaggtctgtcggtggaggctcatGTGATGTTATGATGGTGACcaggtctgtcagtggaggcttgcgtgaaGTTATGACGGTGACCAGGTCTGTGAGTGGAGGCTCGTGTGATGTTATGACGGTGACCaggtctgtcggtggaggctcatGTGATGTTATGATGGTGACCAGGTCTGTGAGTGGAGGCTCGTGTGGTGTTATGACGGTGACcag gtctgtcggtggaggctcatGTGGTGGTATGACGGTGACCaggtctgtcggtggaggctcatGTGGTGGTATGACGGTGACCaggtctgtcggtggaggctcatGTGATGTTATGATGGTGACcaggtctgtcagtggaggcttgcatgaaGTTATGACGGTGACCGGGTCTGTGAGTGGAGGCTCGTGTGATGTTATGACGGTGACCaggtctgtcggtggaggctctTGTGATGTGATGACAGtgaccaggtttcagtggaggctCTTGTGA
- the LOC126064888 gene encoding loricrin-like isoform X35, producing MTVTRSVGGGSCGVMTVTRSVGGGSCDVITVTRSVSGGSCGGMTVTRSVGGGSCGVMTVTRYAGGGSCGVMTVTRSVSGGSCGVMTVTRSVGGGSCGVMTVTRSVGGGSCGGMTVTRSVGGGSCDVMTVTRSVSGGSCDVMTVTRSVSGGLHEVMTVTRSVSGGSCDVMTVTRSVGGGSCDVMMVTRSVSGGLREVMTVTRSVSGGSCDVMTVTRSVGGGSCDVMMVTRSVSGGSCGVMTVTRSVGGGSCGGMTVTRSVGGGSCGGMTVTRSVGGGSCDVMMVTRSVSGGLHEVMTVTGSVSGGSCDVMTVTRSVGGGSCDVMTVTRFQWRLL from the exons ATGACGGTGACCaggtctgtcggtggaggctcgtGTGGTGTTATGACGGTGACCAGGTCTGTTGGTGGAGGCTCGTGTGATGTTATCACGGTGACCAGGTCTGTGAGTGGAGGCTCGTGTGGTGGTATGACGGTGACCaggtctgtcggtggaggctcgtGTGGTGTTATGACGGTGACCag GTATGCCGGTGGAGGCTCGTGTGGTGTTATGACGGTGACCAG GTCTGTGAGTGGAGGCTCGTGTGGTGTTATGACGGTGACCag gtctgtcggtggaggctcgtGTGGTGTTATGACGGTGACCaggtctgtcggtggaggctcatGTGGTGGTATGACGGTGACCAGGTCTGTTGGTGGAGGTTCATGTGATGTTATGACGGTGACcaggtctgtcagtggaggctcatgTGATGTTATGACGGTGACcaggtctgtcagtggaggcttgcatgaaGTTATGACGGTGACCAGGTCTGTGAGTGGAGGCTCGTGTGATGTTATGACGGTGACCaggtctgtcggtggaggctcatGTGATGTTATGATGGTGACcaggtctgtcagtggaggcttgcgtgaaGTTATGACGGTGACCAGGTCTGTGAGTGGAGGCTCGTGTGATGTTATGACGGTGACCaggtctgtcggtggaggctcatGTGATGTTATGATGGTGACCAGGTCTGTGAGTGGAGGCTCGTGTGGTGTTATGACGGTGACcag gtctgtcggtggaggctcatGTGGTGGTATGACGGTGACCaggtctgtcggtggaggctcatGTGGTGGTATGACGGTGACCaggtctgtcggtggaggctcatGTGATGTTATGATGGTGACcaggtctgtcagtggaggcttgcatgaaGTTATGACGGTGACCGGGTCTGTGAGTGGAGGCTCGTGTGATGTTATGACGGTGACCaggtctgtcggtggaggctctTGTGATGTGATGACAGtgaccaggtttcagtggaggctCTTGTGA
- the LOC126064888 gene encoding loricrin-like isoform X40, producing the protein MTVTRSVGGGSCGVMTVTRSVGGGSCDVITVTRSVSGGSCGGMTVTRSVGGGSCGVMTVTRSVGGGSCDVMMVTRSVSGGSCGVVTVTRSVSGGLCGVMTVTRSVGGGSSGGMMVTRSASGGSCGVMTVTRSVSGGSCDVMTVTRSVGGGSCDVMMVTRSVSGGLREVMTVTRSVSGGSCDVMTVTRSVGGGSCDVMMVTRSVSGGSCGVMTVTRSVGGGSCGGMTVTRSVGGGSCGGMTVTRSVGGGSCDVMMVTRSVSGGLHEVMTVTGSVSGGSCDVMTVTRSVGGGSCDVMTVTRFQWRLL; encoded by the exons ATGACGGTGACCaggtctgtcggtggaggctcgtGTGGTGTTATGACGGTGACCAGGTCTGTTGGTGGAGGCTCGTGTGATGTTATCACGGTGACCAGGTCTGTGAGTGGAGGCTCGTGTGGTGGTATGACGGTGACCaggtctgtcggtggaggctcgtGTGGTGTTATGACGGTGACCaggtctgtcggtggaggctcgtGTGATGTTATGATGGTGACCAGGTCTGTGAGTGGAGGCTCGTGTGGTGTTGTGACGGTGACCAG GTCtgtgagtggaggcttgtgtggtgTTATGACGGTGACCaggtctgtcggtggaggctcatCTGGTGGTATGATGGTGACCaggtctgccagtggaggctcgtGTGGTGTTATGACGGTGACCAG GTCTGTGAGTGGAGGCTCGTGTGATGTTATGACGGTGACCaggtctgtcggtggaggctcatGTGATGTTATGATGGTGACcaggtctgtcagtggaggcttgcgtgaaGTTATGACGGTGACCAGGTCTGTGAGTGGAGGCTCGTGTGATGTTATGACGGTGACCaggtctgtcggtggaggctcatGTGATGTTATGATGGTGACCAGGTCTGTGAGTGGAGGCTCGTGTGGTGTTATGACGGTGACcag gtctgtcggtggaggctcatGTGGTGGTATGACGGTGACCaggtctgtcggtggaggctcatGTGGTGGTATGACGGTGACCaggtctgtcggtggaggctcatGTGATGTTATGATGGTGACcaggtctgtcagtggaggcttgcatgaaGTTATGACGGTGACCGGGTCTGTGAGTGGAGGCTCGTGTGATGTTATGACGGTGACCaggtctgtcggtggaggctctTGTGATGTGATGACAGtgaccaggtttcagtggaggctCTTGTGA
- the LOC126064888 gene encoding loricrin-like isoform X41, whose amino-acid sequence MTVTRSVGGGSCGVMTVTRSVGGGSCDVITVTRSVSGGSCGGMTVTRSVGGGSCGVMTVTRSVGGGSCDVMMVTRSVSGGSCGVVTVTRSVSGGLCGVMTVTRSVGGGSSGGMMVTRSASGGSCGVMTVTRSVGGGSCDVMTVTRSVGGGSCDVMMVTRSVSGGLREVMTVTRSVSGGSCDVMTVTRSVGGGSCDVMMVTRSVSGGSCGVMTVTRSVGGGSCGGMTVTRSVGGGSCGGMTVTRSVGGGSCDVMMVTRSVSGGLHEVMTVTGSVSGGSCDVMTVTRSVGGGSCDVMTVTRFQWRLL is encoded by the exons ATGACGGTGACCaggtctgtcggtggaggctcgtGTGGTGTTATGACGGTGACCAGGTCTGTTGGTGGAGGCTCGTGTGATGTTATCACGGTGACCAGGTCTGTGAGTGGAGGCTCGTGTGGTGGTATGACGGTGACCaggtctgtcggtggaggctcgtGTGGTGTTATGACGGTGACCaggtctgtcggtggaggctcgtGTGATGTTATGATGGTGACCAGGTCTGTGAGTGGAGGCTCGTGTGGTGTTGTGACGGTGACCAG GTCtgtgagtggaggcttgtgtggtgTTATGACGGTGACCaggtctgtcggtggaggctcatCTGGTGGTATGATGGTGACCaggtctgccagtggaggctcgtGTGGTGTTATGACGGTGACCAG GTCTGTTGGTGGAGGTTCATGTGATGTTATGACGGTGACcag gtctgtcggtggaggctcatGTGATGTTATGATGGTGACcaggtctgtcagtggaggcttgcgtgaaGTTATGACGGTGACCAGGTCTGTGAGTGGAGGCTCGTGTGATGTTATGACGGTGACCaggtctgtcggtggaggctcatGTGATGTTATGATGGTGACCAGGTCTGTGAGTGGAGGCTCGTGTGGTGTTATGACGGTGACcag gtctgtcggtggaggctcatGTGGTGGTATGACGGTGACCaggtctgtcggtggaggctcatGTGGTGGTATGACGGTGACCaggtctgtcggtggaggctcatGTGATGTTATGATGGTGACcaggtctgtcagtggaggcttgcatgaaGTTATGACGGTGACCGGGTCTGTGAGTGGAGGCTCGTGTGATGTTATGACGGTGACCaggtctgtcggtggaggctctTGTGATGTGATGACAGtgaccaggtttcagtggaggctCTTGTGA
- the LOC126064888 gene encoding loricrin-like isoform X46, with protein MTVTRSVGGGSCGVMTVTRSVGGGSCDVITVTRSVSGGSCGGMTVTRSVGGGSCGVMTVTRSVGGGSCDVMMVTRSVSGGSCGVVTVTRSVSGGLCGVMTVTRSVGGGSSGGMMVTRSASGGSCGVMTVTRSAGGGSCGVMTVTRSVGGGSCDVMMVTRSVSGGSCGVMTVTRSVGGGSCGGMTVTRSVGGGSCGVMTVTRSVGGGSCGGMTVTRSVGGGSCDVMTVTRSVGGGSCDVMMVTRSVGGGSCDVMMVTRSVSGGLHEVMTVTGSVSGGSCDVMTVTRSVGGGSCDVMTVTRFQWRLL; from the exons ATGACGGTGACCaggtctgtcggtggaggctcgtGTGGTGTTATGACGGTGACCAGGTCTGTTGGTGGAGGCTCGTGTGATGTTATCACGGTGACCAGGTCTGTGAGTGGAGGCTCGTGTGGTGGTATGACGGTGACCaggtctgtcggtggaggctcgtGTGGTGTTATGACGGTGACCaggtctgtcggtggaggctcgtGTGATGTTATGATGGTGACCAGGTCTGTGAGTGGAGGCTCGTGTGGTGTTGTGACGGTGACCAG GTCtgtgagtggaggcttgtgtggtgTTATGACGGTGACCaggtctgtcggtggaggctcatCTGGTGGTATGATGGTGACCaggtctgccagtggaggctcgtGTGGTGTTATGACGGTGACCAGGTCTGCGGGTGGAGGCTCATGTGGTGTTATGACGGTGACCaggtctgtcggtggaggctcgtGTGATGTTATGATGGTGACCAGGTCTGTGAGTGGAGGCTCGTGTGGTGTTATGACGGTGACCaggtctgtcggtggaggctcatGTGGTGGTATGACGGTGACCaggtctgtcggtggaggctcgtGTGGTGTTATGACGGTGACCaggtctgtcggtggaggctcatGTGGTGGTATGACGGTGACCAGGTCTGTTGGTGGAGGTTCATGTGATGTTATGACGGTGACcag gtctgtcggtggaggctcatGTGATGTTATGATGGTGACcag gtctgtcggtggaggctcatGTGATGTTATGATGGTGACcaggtctgtcagtggaggcttgcatgaaGTTATGACGGTGACCGGGTCTGTGAGTGGAGGCTCGTGTGATGTTATGACGGTGACCaggtctgtcggtggaggctctTGTGATGTGATGACAGtgaccaggtttcagtggaggctCTTGTGA
- the LOC126064888 gene encoding loricrin-like isoform X9, whose product MTVTRSVGGGSCGVMTVTRSVGGGSCDVITVTRSVSGGSCGVVTVTRYAGGGSCGVMTVTRSVSGGLCGVMTVTRSVGGGSSGGMMVTRSASGGSCGVMTVTRSAGGGSCGVMTVTRSVGGGSCDVMMVTRSVSGGSCGVMTVTRSVGGGSCGGMTVTRSVGGGSCGVMTVTRSVGGGSCGGMTVTRSVGGGSCDVMTVTRSVSGGSCDVMTVTRSVSGGLHEVMTVTRSVSGGSCDVMTVTRSVGGGSCDVMMVTRSVSGGLREVMTVTRSVSGGSCDVMTVTRSVGGGSCDVMMVTRSVSGGSCGVMTVTRSVGGGSCGGMTVTRSVGGGSCGGMTVTRSVGGGSCDVMMVTRSVSGGLHEVMTVTGSVSGGSCDVMTVTRSVGGGSCDVMTVTRFQWRLL is encoded by the exons ATGACGGTGACCaggtctgtcggtggaggctcgtGTGGTGTTATGACGGTGACCAGGTCTGTTGGTGGAGGCTCGTGTGATGTTATCACGGTGACCAG GTCTGTGAGTGGAGGCTCGTGTGGTGTTGTGACGGTGACCAGGTATGCCGGTGGAGGCTCGTGTGGTGTTATGACGGTGACCAGGTCtgtgagtggaggcttgtgtggtgTTATGACGGTGACCaggtctgtcggtggaggctcatCTGGTGGTATGATGGTGACCaggtctgccagtggaggctcgtGTGGTGTTATGACGGTGACCAGGTCTGCGGGTGGAGGCTCATGTGGTGTTATGACGGTGACCaggtctgtcggtggaggctcgtGTGATGTTATGATGGTGACCAGGTCTGTGAGTGGAGGCTCGTGTGGTGTTATGACGGTGACCaggtctgtcggtggaggctcatGTGGTGGTATGACGGTGACCaggtctgtcggtggaggctcgtGTGGTGTTATGACGGTGACCaggtctgtcggtggaggctcatGTGGTGGTATGACGGTGACCAGGTCTGTTGGTGGAGGTTCATGTGATGTTATGACGGTGACcaggtctgtcagtggaggctcatgTGATGTTATGACGGTGACcaggtctgtcagtggaggcttgcatgaaGTTATGACGGTGACCAGGTCTGTGAGTGGAGGCTCGTGTGATGTTATGACGGTGACCaggtctgtcggtggaggctcatGTGATGTTATGATGGTGACcaggtctgtcagtggaggcttgcgtgaaGTTATGACGGTGACCAGGTCTGTGAGTGGAGGCTCGTGTGATGTTATGACGGTGACCaggtctgtcggtggaggctcatGTGATGTTATGATGGTGACCAGGTCTGTGAGTGGAGGCTCGTGTGGTGTTATGACGGTGACcag gtctgtcggtggaggctcatGTGGTGGTATGACGGTGACCaggtctgtcggtggaggctcatGTGGTGGTATGACGGTGACCaggtctgtcggtggaggctcatGTGATGTTATGATGGTGACcaggtctgtcagtggaggcttgcatgaaGTTATGACGGTGACCGGGTCTGTGAGTGGAGGCTCGTGTGATGTTATGACGGTGACCaggtctgtcggtggaggctctTGTGATGTGATGACAGtgaccaggtttcagtggaggctCTTGTGA